The Oncorhynchus clarkii lewisi isolate Uvic-CL-2024 chromosome 20, UVic_Ocla_1.0, whole genome shotgun sequence nucleotide sequence ctaACTAGCGTTTCATTTTTGTCGGGGTAAATTCAGGCGAATATactgataaaagtcaccttgtcctagagagatttagttggttatcaaaacgtcacgccagggtaagtctACACAAAACATAGTCCTCATTGGAAcaatttccttgtttgaccgctaggttttatgggtgttGTGACTCATACTGCTGTACTCTATGATTCATACCTCCGAATAGTAGGCTGATACATAGGcaatacagtaggtggcggcatgtaCTTATTACATCTGTTTGCTGACAGTCAAAATACCAAAAAAGAAGTAGAATTGTTAGCTGGCGTGTATGTGCTATATGTTGTTTTTGGTTGCGTTGTTGTGCGAACTCTGTGTTGAGCAGCGGCGGAAGAGAGAGGTAATAACAGAGGTGCATATCTCTAGTAAGAATTTGGGATGGTGTTTGGGTTATGTAACCTGTTAGACACGTAAATATTAAGCATATATAACTGAAAGGCCCAAGTGCTGCTGTGGAACCATATGGGTTTGGTAGAATGACGTTATGGCTGCGATCATGTGTTTTGGCTTCAGGCAGAACCAGTGGACAAACAGCCAAGATGGAGCTGGAGGAGGTGCAGGACAAACGCTCCCTCTCTGAATGCGATAAGAGGTAGTATGCCTGAAGTACTTTAATATAAATTGCAATCATGTTAAAATACTTCTCCCAAAGAACACGTATTCCAAAAAATGACCATGTAAAACCATTACGTCACATAAAATGCAAAAATGTGTTCTAATGCAAATTAATGGTTCTGCATTACTATCTATGAAAGTCCTTTATCACAAACAGAGAAAAAGCTAATTTTTATCAACGATTGCACAAAACAGCAAGAAAGATAGTGAGTCACAGCCTCACTATTAAATGCAGATTGCTGATTTAATGCTGATTAAATACATTACATTTAACCTTCATAGGTTGGTCCTGTGAGCAAGATTCACACCTATATTTCTTGACTTTCTTGTGATTTTTGTCTGCACCTTGACTCCTATTGCTGCAAGCTACAAATCTGGTATGACTCCAGTCTTTGCTCCCCTTCTCCACATTTGATGTTGATCATTCTACTGGTATTTAGAAATATGGCACACACAGTTAATGAGTTGAGAACATGCATCATATGATCAATTGTTTTCTCTGTGCTCCAGTCTTGGGCTCCCACTTAAATTGTGTGAATTAATTTCCATTGTTTTTGTCTGAAATACCTTCCAGGAAGAAGGCAATGCAACCTGAGAACAGCAGTGTTGTTCAAGATGATAATGGAAAGGAAGCAGGAAAAATGAATTCTGATGGAGAATTTCAGGCATGTGGCAGCAACAATTCATTTCTAGATTCAATCTTTGAAGAGGAGTTGGATCGACTTTTGGACCTGTGAGTTGAACTATTACATTATTCAGAGTGGATAGCATTTTAATTTAAGCATCCACTCAGTATTGTTTGCTTAAATATCTTTAACATTCTAACACCCATTTTACACATTTTGATATTGAGTAATTTGCATTTTTATTTATTGAAATTACCACACCCAGTGTGATatttatagtttgttaattatattcactaccagtcaaaagttttagaacacccactaattcaagggttgttctttatttttttctacattgtggaataatagtgaagatgtcaaaactatgaaataacacatggaatcatgtagtaaccaaaaagtgttaaaacaaatcgaaatatattttagatACTTCAAcaggccaccctttgccttgacagctttgcacactattggcattctctcaaccaacttcatgaggtagtcaccaggaatacatttcaattaacaggtgtgccttgttaaaagtacatttgtggaatttctttccttaatgtgtttgagccgatcagttgtgttgtgacatggtaggggtggtatacaaaatattgccctatttggtaaaagaccaagtccatattatggaaagaacagcataaataagcaaagagaaatgacagtccatcattactttaagacatgaaggtcagtcaatatggaacatttcaagaactttgaaagtttcttaaagtgcagtctcaaaaaccatcaagcgctatgatgaaactggctctcatgaggaccgccacaggaaaggaagatgcagagttacctctgctgcagagtataagttcattagagttaccagcctcagaaatcggcaattaactttacctcagattgcagcccaaataaatgcttcagagttcaagtaacagacacatctcaacatcaactgttcagaggagactgcatgaatcaggcgttcatggtcgaatttctgcaaagaaaccactaccaaaggacaccaataataagaagagacttgcttgggccaagaaaccagagcaatggacattagaccggtggaaatttgccctttggtctagagtccaaatatgagatttttggttccaactgctgtgtttttgtgggtgaacggatgatctctgcatgtgtatttcccaccgtaaagcatagaggaggtgttatggtgtgggggtgctttactggtgacactgtctgtgatttatttagaattcaaggcacacttaacccagcacggctaccacagtattctgcagtaatacgccatcccatctggtttgtttttcaacaggacaatgacccaacacacctccaggctatgtaggGGCtatttttaccaagaaggagattgatggagtgctgcatcagatgacctggcctccacaatcccccgacttcaaccaaattgagattgtttgcgatgagttggaccgcagagtgaaggataagcagccaacaagtgctcagcatatgtgggaactccaagacctttggaaaagcattccaggtgaagctggttgagagaatgtcaagagagtgcaaagctgtcatcaagacaaagggtggctactttgaagaatctaaaatatttgtttaacacttttttttttgttgattactgcatgattccatatgtgttatttcatagttttgatgtattcactattattctacaatgtaaacaataaagaaaaacccttgagtaggtgttctaaaacttttgaccggtagtgtataccTATTGATTCTTGAAAAATAACACTAATGTCTCATGGGATTAGTTAAACtgtataaaatgtatttgtaaacaAACAATATTAAACGGGTTAGAAAATCTCTCATATTGGCCTTATGGACTGTCAAGCTCTCCATTCAGTATTATTTGCATAAATATGTAATTTTATCGACAAACCCAACCTTTCTCTAAGTAAGTTGATAGAAACCAGATTGTCACAATGATGCTGTTTATATGTATGGCACCACCTAAAACATATTCtattattttattaattgtttttcAGAGATGAGAATGAAGACCTTCCTTATCTGACGGAACCTTCAGAGGCTATGGAGGGGGAAGAATCCCCTCCCAATGGAACAGAAGTTACAGAAACTATAGTGGAGGATGAATACCCTCCAGATGGGACAGAAGTTACAGAGACTATAGTGGAGGATGAATACCCTCCAGATGGGACAGAAGTTACAGAGACTAGAGGGGGAGATGACTCTCCTCCAATTACGACACGGCTCAGGGTAAGGGGCATCTCCTCTCGCCCTAAGATCGAAGCTTCAGAGTCAAGTGAGGAAGATGGAGAAGACCTTCGCCCTGATACAGAAGTAATCGAGAGCAGGGCTTCAAAAATAACAAAACTCACCTCTAGCCCCAAAGCAGCACCGCAAAGGAAGGCCAggcctccatcctctcccccctgGACACCCAGCCCTGCCAAATCCAAAAACAGAGCTCAAGCAGCCACACCTCttttcagtgggtcagagaggAAGTGGAGGACTGAGGATGAACCAGACCAAGAGCATAAATGGTTACCTTTCGAACCAGCTAGGACTCCTGGACCCCAGCTAGACACTTCAAAGAACTACACTGTTCTAGAGCTCTTCCAGCTCTTCTTCAGTAATGCTGTTGTTGATACACTCTGCTCAAACACCAACAAGAATGCCAAGAGAAGACAAGAACATGGAATCAAAGAACCATGGAAACCTGTATCTGTGGAGGAAATGTACAAATACCTCAGCATTGTAATCTATATGGGTCTGCTGAATGTACACACTGTATCAGACTACTGGAATCGAAACAGAATATATTGCCTTCCTTTTTGTTGTACAGTCATGACTATGACAAGATTTCGGGCAATCACCTATTCACTGCACATGAGTGACCCAGCAGAGGATGAGGAAAACGACAAGAAGAAGGGGACTGCGGACTATGATCTGCTCATGAGAATCAAACCTCTAAAAGACCAGATTTTGGATGCATGCAGAGCCTTCTACCACCCATTCCAGAACCTTTCCATTGATGAGCGCATGGTGCACTCCAAGGCCCGCCACAGCCTCAAACAATACATTAAATCCAAGTCCTACAGGTATGGATTCAAGCTGTATGTTTTAGCAGATTCAAGAAATGGCTACACCTGCGACTTCAATGTCTTTATGACCAAAAACCCATCTGCTTCAGGCAAAGGGGAGAGCTATGATGTTGCCATGAACCTGTTGAAGGTGCCTTACTTGGGCACAGGATACCACATTTATGTTGATAACTTCTTCACCAGCACAACTTTCTTCCGTGACCTGTACAAAAAGAAATTGGGAGCATGCGGAACCATACGTGAAATCCGTGTGGGCATCCGAGAGAACAGCATGCCTGCTCGAGCAGAGAAGGGAACCATCCGCTGGCTCCGTGATGGGGAGCTGCTCTTCACCAAGTGGATGGGCGCACAACCAGTCACCATGTGTACCACCATTCATAAGGCATTCGCAGGGGAGCAGGTCAAAATCAGGAAACAGAGCAAAAATGGATCCTGGACAACACAGTGCATACCCGTCCCAGAGGCAATCAAGCCATACAACAAGTATATGGGGGGTGTGGACCTGTCTGATTCCCTTATCAAATGCTACAGTGTGGCCCACAAAACCATGAAGTGGTACAAGACCTTCTTCTTCCACTTTAtagacattgctgtggtgaacaGCTTCCTCCTGCAGAAGGACATGGCCCAGATGAAGAAGAAAAAGCCCATGACCCACAAGCAGTTCAGGGAACAGCTGTGCCTGCAGCTTGCTGACATTGGTAAGCAGGAGGAGGCTGAAGAAGAgtcttcagaggaggaggaggaagaagaacaaccagaagaagagaaggaattGGTGGAAGTGAAGCGACCATGCTACCCTGTACCCATAATTGATCCTACCACTGTTGACTCCTCTCAAAGAAAATCTAGCGGCAGGAAGAAATGTTGT carries:
- the LOC139375959 gene encoding piggyBac transposable element-derived protein 4-like isoform X1; amino-acid sequence: MTLWLRSCVLASGRTSGQTAKMELEEVQDKRSLSECDKRKKAMQPENSSVVQDDNGKEAGKMNSDGEFQACGSNNSFLDSIFEEELDRLLDLDENEDLPYLTEPSEAMEGEESPPNGTEVTETIVEDEYPPDGTEVTETIVEDEYPPDGTEVTETRGGDDSPPITTRLRVRGISSRPKIEASESSEEDGEDLRPDTEVIESRASKITKLTSSPKAAPQRKARPPSSPPWTPSPAKSKNRAQAATPLFSGSERKWRTEDEPDQEHKWLPFEPARTPGPQLDTSKNYTVLELFQLFFSNAVVDTLCSNTNKNAKRRQEHGIKEPWKPVSVEEMYKYLSIVIYMGLLNVHTVSDYWNRNRIYCLPFCCTVMTMTRFRAITYSLHMSDPAEDEENDKKKGTADYDLLMRIKPLKDQILDACRAFYHPFQNLSIDERMVHSKARHSLKQYIKSKSYRYGFKLYVLADSRNGYTCDFNVFMTKNPSASGKGESYDVAMNLLKVPYLGTGYHIYVDNFFTSTTFFRDLYKKKLGACGTIREIRVGIRENSMPARAEKGTIRWLRDGELLFTKWMGAQPVTMCTTIHKAFAGEQVKIRKQSKNGSWTTQCIPVPEAIKPYNKYMGGVDLSDSLIKCYSVAHKTMKWYKTFFFHFIDIAVVNSFLLQKDMAQMKKKKPMTHKQFREQLCLQLADIGKQEEAEEESSEEEEEEEQPEEEKELVEVKRPCYPVPIIDPTTVDSSQRKSSGRKKCCLCKESQTNWQCESCQVALCMIPDRNCFRVWHMNKKDLVAEVFKRHIKYNPYPTHPWMEYGGKKIEFKSQKQAQSFIKCHFGLRNNRK
- the LOC139375959 gene encoding piggyBac transposable element-derived protein 4-like isoform X2 codes for the protein MELEEVQDKRSLSECDKRKKAMQPENSSVVQDDNGKEAGKMNSDGEFQACGSNNSFLDSIFEEELDRLLDLDENEDLPYLTEPSEAMEGEESPPNGTEVTETIVEDEYPPDGTEVTETIVEDEYPPDGTEVTETRGGDDSPPITTRLRVRGISSRPKIEASESSEEDGEDLRPDTEVIESRASKITKLTSSPKAAPQRKARPPSSPPWTPSPAKSKNRAQAATPLFSGSERKWRTEDEPDQEHKWLPFEPARTPGPQLDTSKNYTVLELFQLFFSNAVVDTLCSNTNKNAKRRQEHGIKEPWKPVSVEEMYKYLSIVIYMGLLNVHTVSDYWNRNRIYCLPFCCTVMTMTRFRAITYSLHMSDPAEDEENDKKKGTADYDLLMRIKPLKDQILDACRAFYHPFQNLSIDERMVHSKARHSLKQYIKSKSYRYGFKLYVLADSRNGYTCDFNVFMTKNPSASGKGESYDVAMNLLKVPYLGTGYHIYVDNFFTSTTFFRDLYKKKLGACGTIREIRVGIRENSMPARAEKGTIRWLRDGELLFTKWMGAQPVTMCTTIHKAFAGEQVKIRKQSKNGSWTTQCIPVPEAIKPYNKYMGGVDLSDSLIKCYSVAHKTMKWYKTFFFHFIDIAVVNSFLLQKDMAQMKKKKPMTHKQFREQLCLQLADIGKQEEAEEESSEEEEEEEQPEEEKELVEVKRPCYPVPIIDPTTVDSSQRKSSGRKKCCLCKESQTNWQCESCQVALCMIPDRNCFRVWHMNKKDLVAEVFKRHIKYNPYPTHPWMEYGGKKIEFKSQKQAQSFIKCHFGLRNNRK
- the LOC139375959 gene encoding piggyBac transposable element-derived protein 4-like isoform X3, giving the protein MQPENSSVVQDDNGKEAGKMNSDGEFQACGSNNSFLDSIFEEELDRLLDLDENEDLPYLTEPSEAMEGEESPPNGTEVTETIVEDEYPPDGTEVTETIVEDEYPPDGTEVTETRGGDDSPPITTRLRVRGISSRPKIEASESSEEDGEDLRPDTEVIESRASKITKLTSSPKAAPQRKARPPSSPPWTPSPAKSKNRAQAATPLFSGSERKWRTEDEPDQEHKWLPFEPARTPGPQLDTSKNYTVLELFQLFFSNAVVDTLCSNTNKNAKRRQEHGIKEPWKPVSVEEMYKYLSIVIYMGLLNVHTVSDYWNRNRIYCLPFCCTVMTMTRFRAITYSLHMSDPAEDEENDKKKGTADYDLLMRIKPLKDQILDACRAFYHPFQNLSIDERMVHSKARHSLKQYIKSKSYRYGFKLYVLADSRNGYTCDFNVFMTKNPSASGKGESYDVAMNLLKVPYLGTGYHIYVDNFFTSTTFFRDLYKKKLGACGTIREIRVGIRENSMPARAEKGTIRWLRDGELLFTKWMGAQPVTMCTTIHKAFAGEQVKIRKQSKNGSWTTQCIPVPEAIKPYNKYMGGVDLSDSLIKCYSVAHKTMKWYKTFFFHFIDIAVVNSFLLQKDMAQMKKKKPMTHKQFREQLCLQLADIGKQEEAEEESSEEEEEEEQPEEEKELVEVKRPCYPVPIIDPTTVDSSQRKSSGRKKCCLCKESQTNWQCESCQVALCMIPDRNCFRVWHMNKKDLVAEVFKRHIKYNPYPTHPWMEYGGKKIEFKSQKQAQSFIKCHFGLRNNRK
- the LOC139375959 gene encoding piggyBac transposable element-derived protein 4-like isoform X4, with the translated sequence MEGEESPPNGTEVTETIVEDEYPPDGTEVTETIVEDEYPPDGTEVTETRGGDDSPPITTRLRVRGISSRPKIEASESSEEDGEDLRPDTEVIESRASKITKLTSSPKAAPQRKARPPSSPPWTPSPAKSKNRAQAATPLFSGSERKWRTEDEPDQEHKWLPFEPARTPGPQLDTSKNYTVLELFQLFFSNAVVDTLCSNTNKNAKRRQEHGIKEPWKPVSVEEMYKYLSIVIYMGLLNVHTVSDYWNRNRIYCLPFCCTVMTMTRFRAITYSLHMSDPAEDEENDKKKGTADYDLLMRIKPLKDQILDACRAFYHPFQNLSIDERMVHSKARHSLKQYIKSKSYRYGFKLYVLADSRNGYTCDFNVFMTKNPSASGKGESYDVAMNLLKVPYLGTGYHIYVDNFFTSTTFFRDLYKKKLGACGTIREIRVGIRENSMPARAEKGTIRWLRDGELLFTKWMGAQPVTMCTTIHKAFAGEQVKIRKQSKNGSWTTQCIPVPEAIKPYNKYMGGVDLSDSLIKCYSVAHKTMKWYKTFFFHFIDIAVVNSFLLQKDMAQMKKKKPMTHKQFREQLCLQLADIGKQEEAEEESSEEEEEEEQPEEEKELVEVKRPCYPVPIIDPTTVDSSQRKSSGRKKCCLCKESQTNWQCESCQVALCMIPDRNCFRVWHMNKKDLVAEVFKRHIKYNPYPTHPWMEYGGKKIEFKSQKQAQSFIKCHFGLRNNRK